A single genomic interval of Pseudodesulfovibrio sp. S3 harbors:
- the rpsL gene encoding 30S ribosomal protein S12 — protein sequence MPTINQLIRKGRVAQPKRRKTPALMECPQRRGVCTRVYTTTPKKPNSALRKVARVRLTNGMEVTAYIGGEGHNLQEHSVVLIRGGRVKDLPGVRYHIVRGTLDTSGVDDRRRGRSKYGTKRPK from the coding sequence ATGCCCACCATTAACCAGTTGATCCGTAAAGGCCGCGTAGCTCAGCCCAAACGGAGAAAGACCCCGGCCCTGATGGAATGCCCTCAGCGCCGTGGTGTTTGCACCAGGGTGTACACCACGACCCCCAAGAAGCCGAACTCCGCGCTTCGTAAGGTTGCTCGTGTCCGCCTGACCAACGGCATGGAAGTCACTGCCTACATCGGCGGTGAAGGCCATAACCTGCAGGAACACTCCGTGGTTCTGATCCGTGGCGGTCGTGTAAAAGACCTTCCCGGTGTCCGTTACCACATCGTCCGCGGTACCCTCGATACCTCTGGTGTTGATGATCGTCGTCGCGGCCGTTCCAAGTACGGCACCAAGCGTCCTAAATAG
- the rplD gene encoding 50S ribosomal protein L4: MAKIQVVDQNNVKVGDFELAPEVFEVEIMPEILNQVVRAQRASHRQGTHATKTRSMKSGGGRKPWRQKGTGRARAGSNRSPLWRGGAVTFGPQPRDYDIKVNKKVRKLALRMALSSRVSEAKMTVVNTIDLSEIKTKAFAQIAEKLGMTKTLIVAKNADKNLELSARNMPHIKVIEADKLNVYDVLLYPELIMLEAAAQDVQERLK, encoded by the coding sequence ATGGCAAAAATTCAAGTTGTAGATCAGAATAATGTGAAAGTGGGCGACTTTGAGCTGGCCCCTGAGGTTTTCGAGGTAGAAATCATGCCCGAAATCCTCAACCAGGTAGTCCGCGCTCAGCGCGCGTCTCATCGTCAGGGAACCCACGCCACCAAGACCCGTTCCATGAAGTCCGGCGGTGGTCGCAAACCTTGGCGTCAGAAGGGCACCGGCCGTGCTCGTGCAGGTTCCAACCGTTCGCCCCTGTGGCGCGGTGGTGCCGTCACCTTCGGCCCGCAGCCTCGCGATTACGACATCAAGGTAAACAAGAAGGTTCGCAAGCTGGCTTTGAGAATGGCACTGTCTTCCCGCGTCTCCGAAGCGAAGATGACGGTTGTCAACACCATCGATCTCTCCGAGATCAAGACCAAAGCCTTTGCGCAAATCGCAGAAAAGCTCGGCATGACCAAGACCCTGATTGTCGCCAAGAACGCTGACAAGAACCTGGAGCTTTCCGCACGGAATATGCCCCATATCAAGGTTATCGAAGCCGACAAGCTGAATGTTTACGACGTGCTGCTTTACCCCGAGCTGATCATGCTCGAGGCCGCCGCCCAAGACGTTCAAGAGAGGTTGAAGTAA
- the rplW gene encoding 50S ribosomal protein L23 gives MDYAKILLKPVVSEKANEAKEQSNHVSFYVHPDSNKVEVKKAVEAAFGVKVESVNIVRKKAMPRMKMGRATGGRIPGYKKAYVKLAAGDKIEIFEGV, from the coding sequence ATGGATTACGCTAAAATTCTGCTCAAGCCTGTGGTCTCTGAAAAGGCCAACGAGGCTAAGGAGCAATCCAATCACGTCTCTTTTTACGTCCATCCCGATTCCAATAAGGTCGAGGTGAAGAAGGCCGTAGAAGCAGCCTTTGGCGTCAAAGTCGAGTCTGTGAATATCGTTCGCAAGAAAGCCATGCCGCGCATGAAGATGGGCCGTGCCACCGGTGGTCGTATCCCCGGTTACAAGAAGGCCTACGTCAAGCTTGCTGCCGGCGACAAAATCGAAATATTCGAAGGAGTGTAA
- the rpsJ gene encoding 30S ribosomal protein S10: MAASMASDRIRIKLRSYDYRILDKAVSEIVDTARNTGAAIAGPVPLPTDIHRTTVQKSVHVDKKSREQFEMRIHKRLLDILEPTQQTVDALGKLSLPAGVDVEIKL, encoded by the coding sequence ATGGCTGCTTCGATGGCGAGCGATCGCATCAGAATTAAATTGAGATCATACGATTACCGTATTCTGGACAAGGCTGTCAGCGAAATCGTTGACACTGCCCGGAATACCGGTGCGGCAATTGCCGGTCCTGTGCCGCTGCCCACCGACATACATCGTACCACTGTCCAGAAATCTGTTCACGTTGACAAGAAGTCTCGTGAGCAGTTCGAGATGCGTATTCACAAGCGTCTTTTGGATATTCTTGAACCCACTCAGCAGACGGTTGATGCCCTGGGCAAGCTTTCCTTGCCCGCCGGTGTGGACGTCGAGATCAAGCTCTAG
- the fusA gene encoding elongation factor G produces the protein MARKVPRDKQRNIGIMAHIDAGKTTTTERILFYTGVSHKIGEVHDGEATMDWMVQEQERGITITSAATTCFWRDYRINIIDTPGHVDFTMEVERALRVLDGAIAVFDSVAGVEPQSETVWRQADRYRVPRMAFVNKMDRIGADFFRCVEMMKTRLGAKAVPLQLPIGAEDDFEGVVDLIEGKAYIFDSVDHGTSFTTTDVPANLQDQYELMRAEMIEAIAEEDETLLEKFMNEEELTPDELREGVRKATNSLTICPVLCGTAFRNKGVQQLLDAVVDYLPSPLDVVVMKGIDPDTQEEIECPCDDTKPLAALAFKLMTDPFVGHLTFLRLYSGKIESGATVMNAATGKKERIGRLLKMHANKREEIKEAYAGDIVAAVGLKYVATGDTMTDLKHAVVLESLDIPEPVIEVAIEPKTKADRDALSAALVKLAKEDPSFRVKGDEETGQTLIAGMGELHLEIIVDRLLREFNVNANVGAPRVAYRETISASKKVDVKHAKQSGGRGQYGHVVLEVEPNPEKGYEFADEIKGGVIPKEYIPAVDKGIQDAMKNGIIAGFPVVDVKVKLVFGSYHEVDSSEQAFYIAGSLAIKEACRGAKPVLLEPIMSVEVVTPEDYLGDVMGDLNGRRGRVGEMEARTGVQVIRCFVPLSEMFGYATDLRSKTQGRATFTMQFDHYERLPNSLAEEMMNGKD, from the coding sequence GTGGCGAGAAAAGTACCTAGAGATAAACAGCGAAATATTGGTATCATGGCCCACATTGATGCGGGCAAGACTACCACTACAGAGCGAATTCTGTTCTACACCGGTGTGTCCCACAAGATCGGTGAAGTCCATGACGGCGAAGCCACCATGGACTGGATGGTTCAGGAGCAGGAACGCGGCATCACGATTACGTCTGCTGCGACTACCTGCTTTTGGCGTGACTATCGTATCAACATCATCGATACCCCGGGCCACGTGGACTTCACCATGGAAGTCGAGCGTGCCCTGCGCGTGCTTGACGGCGCAATCGCCGTCTTCGACTCCGTGGCAGGCGTTGAGCCCCAGTCCGAAACCGTGTGGCGTCAGGCCGATCGATACCGCGTGCCCCGCATGGCCTTTGTCAACAAGATGGACCGCATCGGTGCGGATTTCTTCCGTTGTGTTGAAATGATGAAGACCCGCCTGGGCGCAAAGGCTGTTCCTCTGCAGTTGCCCATTGGCGCCGAGGATGACTTCGAAGGCGTTGTCGACCTTATCGAGGGCAAGGCCTATATATTCGATAGCGTTGACCACGGGACCAGCTTCACCACCACCGATGTGCCCGCCAATCTGCAGGATCAGTATGAACTGATGCGTGCGGAGATGATCGAAGCCATTGCCGAGGAAGATGAAACGCTTCTTGAAAAGTTCATGAACGAGGAGGAACTGACTCCTGATGAACTGCGAGAGGGGGTGCGCAAGGCCACCAACAGCCTGACCATCTGCCCGGTGCTCTGCGGCACCGCTTTCCGCAACAAGGGCGTCCAGCAGCTGCTCGACGCTGTTGTGGATTACCTGCCCAGCCCGCTGGACGTTGTGGTCATGAAGGGTATCGATCCTGACACACAGGAAGAAATCGAATGCCCCTGCGATGACACCAAGCCCCTGGCCGCCCTGGCCTTCAAGCTCATGACCGACCCGTTCGTCGGTCACCTGACCTTCCTGCGCCTCTACTCGGGCAAGATAGAGTCCGGCGCCACCGTGATGAATGCGGCTACCGGCAAGAAAGAGCGCATCGGTCGACTTCTGAAAATGCACGCCAACAAGCGTGAAGAAATAAAAGAGGCGTACGCTGGCGATATCGTCGCTGCCGTCGGCCTCAAATACGTAGCCACCGGCGATACCATGACCGACCTCAAGCACGCTGTTGTGCTCGAGTCCCTGGACATCCCGGAACCGGTCATCGAAGTGGCTATCGAACCCAAGACCAAGGCAGACCGTGACGCTCTGTCCGCTGCTCTTGTCAAGCTTGCCAAGGAAGATCCGTCTTTCCGCGTCAAGGGTGACGAAGAGACCGGACAGACCCTTATCGCCGGAATGGGTGAGTTGCACCTCGAAATCATCGTTGACCGCCTCCTCCGGGAGTTCAACGTGAACGCCAACGTGGGCGCACCCCGCGTTGCGTATCGAGAGACCATTTCCGCTTCGAAAAAGGTTGATGTCAAACATGCGAAACAGTCTGGTGGCCGAGGCCAGTACGGCCATGTTGTCCTGGAAGTCGAACCTAATCCTGAGAAGGGTTACGAGTTCGCGGACGAAATCAAGGGCGGCGTGATTCCCAAGGAATACATTCCCGCTGTTGACAAAGGCATTCAGGACGCCATGAAGAACGGCATCATCGCCGGATTCCCGGTGGTCGATGTGAAGGTCAAGCTCGTGTTCGGCTCCTACCATGAAGTCGACTCCAGCGAACAAGCCTTCTACATTGCCGGTTCTCTGGCTATCAAGGAAGCCTGTCGCGGCGCCAAGCCGGTCCTTCTCGAGCCGATCATGTCGGTGGAAGTCGTGACCCCCGAGGATTACCTTGGTGATGTCATGGGCGATTTGAACGGCCGCCGCGGTCGTGTGGGCGAAATGGAAGCCCGCACCGGCGTCCAGGTCATCCGGTGCTTCGTTCCCCTGTCCGAGATGTTCGGATACGCCACGGATCTTCGTTCGAAGACTCAAGGTAGGGCGACGTTCACCATGCAGTTCGACCACTATGAAAGGTTGCCGAACAGCTTGGCCGAAGAAATGATGAACGGAAAAGATTAA
- the rplC gene encoding 50S ribosomal protein L3: MAKTLGLLGKKLGMTRIFTDDGTICPVTVIEAGPCAVMQIKTMDKEGYNALQLGYDSVPERKVNKPLKGHMAKAGDALYRHLKEFPLELIEGYELGQEITVDIFAAGEKVKVTGTSKGKGFQGVMKRHNFAGSRASHGAEKVHRVPGSVGNATFPGRVWKGKKMPGQMGNARVTLSNVEIVDVRPEDNVLLVKGQVPGPNNGLVMIRKNG; the protein is encoded by the coding sequence ATGGCTAAGACTCTCGGATTGCTTGGCAAAAAGCTGGGCATGACACGCATATTCACGGATGATGGTACCATCTGTCCCGTGACCGTCATTGAAGCAGGACCCTGTGCGGTCATGCAGATCAAGACCATGGACAAGGAAGGCTACAACGCCCTGCAACTCGGTTACGACTCCGTCCCCGAACGCAAGGTGAACAAGCCGCTGAAAGGCCACATGGCCAAAGCTGGCGACGCTCTCTACCGTCACCTCAAGGAGTTTCCTCTTGAGTTGATCGAAGGGTATGAGCTGGGCCAGGAAATTACCGTCGACATCTTTGCCGCCGGTGAAAAGGTCAAAGTTACCGGTACCTCCAAGGGTAAGGGTTTCCAGGGTGTCATGAAGCGTCATAACTTCGCTGGCTCCCGCGCTTCCCATGGTGCCGAAAAGGTGCATCGTGTTCCCGGTTCCGTCGGTAACGCGACTTTCCCCGGCCGTGTTTGGAAGGGCAAGAAGATGCCCGGTCAAATGGGTAACGCACGCGTGACCTTGAGCAACGTGGAAATCGTCGATGTCAGGCCCGAGGACAATGTCCTCCTGGTCAAGGGCCAAGTGCCCGGCCCCAACAACGGCCTCGTGATGATCCGCAAGAACGGCTAA
- the rpsG gene encoding 30S ribosomal protein S7 codes for MPRKGPVVKRQILPDPVYGSKLITRFINRLMLDGKKSTAERIFYQAIEILANKTNEDPLRAFERCLDNIRPALEVKSRRVGGATYQVPMEVRPDRQTALAIRWLIAYSRGRGEKGMVARLSGELMDAFNNRGGAVKKREDTHKMAEANKAFAHYRW; via the coding sequence ATGCCTCGTAAAGGTCCTGTCGTCAAACGGCAGATCCTGCCGGATCCAGTATACGGCAGCAAACTCATCACTCGCTTCATCAACCGCCTGATGCTGGACGGTAAGAAGAGTACCGCTGAAAGAATTTTCTACCAGGCTATCGAAATCCTGGCCAACAAGACCAACGAAGATCCCTTGAGGGCCTTCGAGAGGTGTCTGGACAACATCCGTCCCGCCCTGGAAGTCAAGTCCCGCCGTGTCGGTGGTGCCACCTACCAGGTGCCCATGGAAGTCCGTCCCGACCGTCAGACCGCTCTGGCCATCCGCTGGCTGATCGCCTATTCGCGCGGTCGCGGTGAGAAGGGCATGGTTGCGCGTCTGTCCGGCGAACTCATGGATGCTTTTAATAACCGTGGCGGCGCCGTTAAGAAGCGCGAAGATACCCACAAGATGGCCGAAGCCAACAAGGCTTTCGCTCACTACCGCTGGTAG
- the rpoC gene encoding DNA-directed RNA polymerase subunit beta' translates to MTLDDLFTLRGAPNAAAQGRNLKAIQISIAAPETIREWSFGEVKKPETINYRTFKPERDGLFCAKIFGPVKDYECNCGKYKRMKHRGIVCEKCGVEVIASKVRRERMGHIELAAPVAHIWFLKTLPSKIGTLLDITMADLEKVLYFDSFIVLDPGETPLKTHQVVSEDQYFQVIDHFGEDALTVGMGAETVRTMLQALDLPTLRAELREESQTTRSQTKKKKITKRLKIVEAFLESGNKPEWMILEVIPIIPPELRPLVPLDGGRFATSDLNDLYRRVINRNNRLKRLLELGAPEIIIRNEKRMLQEAVDALFDNGRRGRAITGTNGRPLKSLSDMIKGKQGRFRQNLLGKRVDYSGRSVIVVGPKLKLHQCGLPKKMALELFKPFIYSELEKREIATTIKSAKKMVEREDLVVWDILEDVVREYPIMLNRAPTLHRLGIQAFEPLLVEGKAIQLHPLVCSAYNADFDGDQMAVHVPLSVEAQIECRVLMMSSNNILSPSNGAPIINPSQDIVLGLYYLTTPRSFEKGEGMIFSDPAEVISAHDFGVVGIHARIKVRIEGEIVETTTGRIIVSELLPEKVPFDLVNCVLNKKNIAALVTGAYRLAGTKATVILCDRIKDLGYEYATRAGVTIGVKDLKIPDAKAPLLATANAEVDEIENQFQDGIITRTEKYNKIVDVWTKVTNDISNEMMREMSTDVLTDPKTGNTEVNSSFNPIYMMATSGARGNQDQMRQLAGMRGLMAKPSGEIIETPITASFREGLSVLQYFISTHGARKGLADTALKTANSGYLTRRLVDVVQDVTISEIDCGTVDGLELTHYIKGGEIKQRLAERVQGRVTMFDTYDEDSGELVIPANTVIDEKYAQKLDQSGVNSIIIRSGLTCKAKQGVCARCYGRDLARGHLVNVGETVGIIAAQSIGEPGTQLTMRTFHIGGTASKEIESSSIESQHYGRVVCSRMRTVVNSEGHKMVLGKSCQVGIVDEQGREREKYVLPSGARLLVEEGQDIKKGTALAEWDPYMEPFIVDAAGVIKFKDIIEGKTVQEDRTSKASYTIMEYRTTNFRPAVTLLGEDGTPVHRPGTDIDANFAMPVGAILMVKDGDTVRAGDVIARKPRESSKTKDIVGGLPRVAELFEVRKPKDLGVVSSIDGIVTFGPETKGKRKVVVTPETGDVKEFLIPKGKHITVQESDFVEAGDLLTEGSPELHDILRIKGEKHLARYLVEEIQDVYRFQGVNINDKHIEIIVRQMLKKVSILNPGSTSFLIGEQVDKMRFMEENNKVVAEGGSPAVAETLVLGITQASLSTDSFISAASFQETTKVLTEASLKGKCDYLRGLKENVIVGRLVPAGTGFRKYTDAEITVPDQLERPDKFLEDLEENPLLVDMSLT, encoded by the coding sequence ATGACATTGGACGATCTGTTCACATTGCGTGGAGCGCCGAACGCCGCCGCCCAAGGGCGAAACCTCAAGGCTATCCAGATATCCATTGCTGCGCCCGAGACCATTCGCGAGTGGTCTTTCGGCGAGGTCAAGAAACCGGAAACCATCAACTACCGGACCTTCAAGCCGGAGCGCGATGGCCTGTTTTGCGCCAAGATCTTCGGCCCGGTGAAGGACTACGAGTGCAACTGCGGCAAGTACAAGCGCATGAAGCATCGCGGCATTGTCTGCGAAAAATGCGGCGTTGAGGTTATTGCCTCCAAGGTCCGTCGCGAGCGCATGGGGCATATCGAACTGGCCGCGCCTGTTGCACATATCTGGTTCTTGAAGACCCTGCCTTCCAAGATCGGCACCCTGCTGGACATCACCATGGCCGATCTGGAGAAGGTGCTCTATTTTGATTCCTTCATCGTGCTTGATCCGGGCGAAACCCCGCTCAAGACGCATCAGGTAGTCAGTGAGGACCAATACTTCCAGGTCATCGACCACTTTGGTGAGGATGCCCTGACTGTTGGTATGGGTGCGGAGACCGTCCGCACCATGTTGCAGGCCCTGGATCTGCCGACCCTGCGTGCCGAACTGCGCGAGGAGTCTCAGACCACCCGGTCCCAGACCAAGAAAAAGAAAATCACCAAGCGGTTGAAGATTGTCGAGGCCTTCCTCGAATCCGGCAACAAGCCGGAGTGGATGATCCTGGAAGTGATTCCCATCATCCCGCCTGAACTGCGCCCGTTGGTTCCCCTGGATGGCGGCCGTTTCGCCACCTCGGATCTGAACGATCTCTATCGCCGCGTCATCAACCGCAACAACCGTCTGAAGAGACTGTTGGAGTTGGGCGCGCCCGAGATCATCATCCGCAATGAAAAGCGCATGTTGCAGGAAGCCGTTGACGCATTGTTCGACAACGGCCGCCGCGGCCGCGCCATCACCGGCACCAATGGCCGTCCGCTGAAGTCCTTGTCAGACATGATCAAGGGCAAGCAGGGCCGTTTCCGCCAGAACCTTCTGGGCAAGCGCGTCGATTACTCCGGCCGTTCCGTCATCGTTGTCGGTCCCAAGCTGAAACTGCATCAATGCGGCCTGCCCAAGAAGATGGCGTTGGAGCTGTTCAAGCCGTTCATCTATTCCGAGCTTGAAAAACGCGAAATCGCCACCACCATCAAATCAGCCAAGAAAATGGTCGAGCGCGAAGATCTGGTCGTCTGGGATATCCTGGAAGACGTGGTCCGCGAATACCCGATCATGCTCAACCGCGCACCGACGCTGCACCGTCTCGGCATCCAGGCCTTTGAGCCGTTGCTTGTCGAGGGCAAGGCCATTCAGTTGCACCCGCTCGTGTGTTCCGCCTACAACGCGGACTTCGACGGTGACCAGATGGCCGTGCACGTGCCTCTCTCCGTGGAGGCGCAGATCGAATGCCGCGTGCTCATGATGAGCTCCAACAACATCCTGAGCCCGTCCAACGGCGCGCCCATCATCAACCCGTCCCAGGACATCGTCCTCGGGTTGTACTACCTGACCACGCCGCGTTCCTTCGAGAAGGGCGAGGGCATGATCTTCTCCGATCCGGCAGAGGTCATCTCCGCCCATGACTTCGGCGTCGTCGGTATCCACGCACGCATCAAGGTGCGTATTGAGGGCGAGATCGTCGAGACCACCACCGGCCGCATCATTGTTTCCGAGTTGCTGCCCGAAAAGGTGCCTTTCGATCTGGTCAACTGCGTTCTCAACAAGAAGAATATCGCTGCCCTGGTCACCGGCGCCTACCGTCTGGCAGGCACCAAGGCCACGGTCATCCTGTGCGACCGGATCAAGGATCTGGGTTACGAATACGCGACCCGCGCCGGTGTGACCATCGGCGTCAAGGACCTCAAGATTCCCGATGCCAAGGCTCCGTTGCTGGCCACCGCCAACGCCGAAGTGGACGAAATCGAGAACCAGTTCCAGGACGGCATCATTACCCGTACCGAGAAATACAACAAGATTGTTGACGTCTGGACCAAGGTCACCAACGACATCTCCAACGAGATGATGCGTGAAATGTCCACCGACGTGCTGACCGATCCCAAGACCGGCAACACCGAGGTGAACTCCAGCTTCAACCCCATCTATATGATGGCCACCTCCGGTGCTCGAGGCAACCAGGACCAGATGCGTCAGTTGGCCGGTATGCGCGGTCTCATGGCCAAGCCTTCGGGCGAGATCATCGAGACGCCCATTACGGCGAGCTTCCGTGAAGGTCTCTCCGTCCTCCAGTACTTCATCTCCACCCACGGCGCTCGAAAGGGCCTGGCAGACACCGCGCTCAAGACCGCGAACTCCGGGTATCTGACCCGCCGTCTCGTGGACGTTGTCCAGGACGTGACCATATCCGAAATTGATTGCGGCACTGTGGACGGACTGGAACTGACTCACTACATCAAGGGCGGCGAGATCAAGCAGCGACTGGCCGAACGTGTCCAGGGTCGCGTGACCATGTTCGACACCTATGATGAGGATTCCGGCGAACTGGTTATCCCGGCCAATACGGTCATTGATGAGAAATATGCCCAGAAGCTGGACCAGTCCGGCGTCAATTCCATCATCATCCGCTCCGGTCTGACCTGCAAAGCCAAGCAGGGCGTCTGCGCCCGTTGCTATGGGCGCGATCTGGCCCGCGGGCACCTGGTCAACGTGGGTGAGACGGTCGGCATCATCGCCGCCCAGTCCATCGGCGAGCCCGGTACCCAGTTGACCATGCGTACCTTCCACATCGGTGGTACTGCATCCAAGGAAATCGAATCCTCCTCCATCGAGTCCCAGCACTATGGCCGCGTGGTCTGCTCCCGCATGCGCACCGTCGTCAACTCCGAAGGGCACAAAATGGTGCTTGGAAAGAGCTGCCAGGTGGGCATCGTGGACGAGCAGGGCCGTGAACGTGAAAAATACGTACTGCCGTCCGGCGCACGTCTGCTGGTCGAGGAAGGACAGGACATCAAGAAAGGTACCGCCCTGGCCGAATGGGATCCGTACATGGAACCGTTCATTGTCGATGCGGCCGGTGTCATCAAGTTCAAGGACATCATAGAAGGCAAGACCGTCCAGGAGGATCGTACCTCCAAGGCGTCCTACACCATCATGGAATACCGTACCACCAACTTCCGTCCGGCAGTCACGCTGCTGGGTGAAGACGGTACACCTGTGCACAGGCCCGGCACCGATATCGATGCCAACTTCGCCATGCCCGTGGGTGCGATTCTGATGGTCAAGGACGGCGACACGGTTCGTGCCGGTGACGTCATCGCACGTAAGCCCCGTGAATCCTCCAAGACCAAAGACATCGTCGGTGGTCTGCCGAGGGTTGCCGAGCTGTTCGAGGTGCGCAAGCCCAAGGATTTGGGCGTTGTCTCCTCCATCGACGGCATCGTTACCTTCGGTCCCGAGACCAAGGGCAAGCGCAAGGTCGTGGTCACCCCGGAAACCGGCGATGTCAAAGAGTTCCTCATTCCCAAGGGCAAGCACATCACGGTCCAGGAGTCCGACTTTGTGGAAGCCGGTGATCTGCTCACTGAAGGTTCCCCGGAACTGCACGACATCCTGCGCATCAAGGGCGAGAAGCATCTGGCCCGCTATCTGGTCGAAGAGATCCAGGACGTGTACCGATTCCAGGGCGTCAACATCAACGACAAGCACATCGAGATCATCGTTCGTCAGATGCTCAAGAAGGTCTCCATCCTGAACCCCGGCTCAACTTCGTTCCTCATCGGAGAGCAGGTGGACAAGATGCGGTTCATGGAGGAGAACAACAAGGTCGTGGCCGAAGGCGGTTCTCCCGCTGTGGCCGAGACCCTGGTTCTGGGTATCACCCAGGCTTCGCTGTCCACGGACTCCTTCATCTCGGCCGCTTCGTTCCAGGAGACCACCAAGGTCCTGACCGAGGCATCCCTGAAGGGCAAGTGCGACTATCTGCGCGGTCTTAAAGAGAACGTAATTGTCGGTCGGTTGGTGCCTGCCGGTACCGGTTTCCGCAAGTACACGGATGCCGAGATCACCGTGCCCGACCAGCTTGAACGACCGGACAAGTTCCTTGAGGACCTGGAAGAGAATCCGTTGTTGGTGGATATGTCCCTGACGTAA